A region of Takifugu flavidus isolate HTHZ2018 chromosome 2, ASM371156v2, whole genome shotgun sequence DNA encodes the following proteins:
- the LOC130518825 gene encoding tetraspanin-18-like isoform X2, with protein MEGDCLSCMKYLMFIFNFFIFLGGCFLLTVGVWVLLDPMGFREIVAANPLLFTGVYVVVALGSLLFLLGFLGCCGAIRENKCLLLLFFMLILFIFLSELAAAILAFLFREHLTRDYFSRELKRRYLGHNSTEVFSSTWNAIMSTFDCCGVSGPKDFEESFFRLRNHNKLVPEACCQRNLGDAGVEQCVSSSVAFTHNKGCYSAVVDYFETYIFTAGALAIVVLTIELFAMVFAMCLFRGIQ; from the exons ATGGAGGGGGACTGCCTCAGCTGTATGAAGTACCTCATGTTCATCTTCAACTTCTTCATTTTT ctgggcggctgcttcctgctgactGTGGGCGTCTGGGTGCTGCTGGACCCGATGGGCTTCAGGGAGATTGTGGCGGCCAACCCGCTGCTGTTCACTGGCGTGTACGTGGTGGTGGCCCTGGGCAGCCTGCTGTTCCTGCTCGGCTTCCTGGGCTGCTGCGGAGCCATCAGGGAGAACaagtgtctgctgctgctc TTCTTCAtgctcatcctcttcatcttcctgtccGAGTTGGCGGCTGCCATCTTGGCGTTCCTCTTCAGAGAGCAC TTGACCAGAGACTATTTCTCTCGCGAGCTGAAGCGGCGCTACCTCGGTCACAACAGCACCGAGGTCTTTTCCTCCACGTGGAACGCCATCATGAGCACG TTTGACTGCTGCGGCGTTAGCGGCCCCAAGGACTTTGAGGAGAGTTTCTTCAGGCTCCGCAACCACAACAAGTTGGTTCCTGAGGCCTGTTGCCAGAGGAACCTTGGAGACGCTGGTGTGGAgcagtgtgtgagcagcagcgtGGCCTTCACACACAACAAG GGCTGCTACTCGGCAGTGGTCGACTACTTTGAGACGTACATTTTCACCGCGGGGGCTCTGGCCATTGTGGTGCTGACGATTGAG ctcttcGCCATGGTGTTCGCCATGTGTTTATTCAGAGGGATCCAGTAG
- the LOC130518825 gene encoding tetraspanin-18-like isoform X1: MHWAGPIQTLEFLDRISVSLVRVNQTLFPLFPCTFDVSNHLFLLRILFFFTFSLTLRLFIILRKFCSSVGMDRRLCRVHWCGVMEGDCLSCMKYLMFIFNFFIFLGGCFLLTVGVWVLLDPMGFREIVAANPLLFTGVYVVVALGSLLFLLGFLGCCGAIRENKCLLLLFFMLILFIFLSELAAAILAFLFREHLTRDYFSRELKRRYLGHNSTEVFSSTWNAIMSTFDCCGVSGPKDFEESFFRLRNHNKLVPEACCQRNLGDAGVEQCVSSSVAFTHNKGCYSAVVDYFETYIFTAGALAIVVLTIELFAMVFAMCLFRGIQ, encoded by the exons atgcactggGCTGGGCCGATCCAGACGCTGGAGTTTCTGGACAGGATCTCGGTTTCGTTAGTTCGTGTCAACCAAaccctttttcctctgtttccgTGCACATTTGATGTTTCCAATCACTTGTTTCTCCTcagaatcctgttttttttcacctTCTCTCTGACTCTGCGTCTGTTTATCATCCTGAGGAAATTCTGCTCCTCAGTGGGGATGGACAGGAGGCTGTGCCGAGTCCACTG GTGTGGAGTCATGGAGGGGGACTGCCTCAGCTGTATGAAGTACCTCATGTTCATCTTCAACTTCTTCATTTTT ctgggcggctgcttcctgctgactGTGGGCGTCTGGGTGCTGCTGGACCCGATGGGCTTCAGGGAGATTGTGGCGGCCAACCCGCTGCTGTTCACTGGCGTGTACGTGGTGGTGGCCCTGGGCAGCCTGCTGTTCCTGCTCGGCTTCCTGGGCTGCTGCGGAGCCATCAGGGAGAACaagtgtctgctgctgctc TTCTTCAtgctcatcctcttcatcttcctgtccGAGTTGGCGGCTGCCATCTTGGCGTTCCTCTTCAGAGAGCAC TTGACCAGAGACTATTTCTCTCGCGAGCTGAAGCGGCGCTACCTCGGTCACAACAGCACCGAGGTCTTTTCCTCCACGTGGAACGCCATCATGAGCACG TTTGACTGCTGCGGCGTTAGCGGCCCCAAGGACTTTGAGGAGAGTTTCTTCAGGCTCCGCAACCACAACAAGTTGGTTCCTGAGGCCTGTTGCCAGAGGAACCTTGGAGACGCTGGTGTGGAgcagtgtgtgagcagcagcgtGGCCTTCACACACAACAAG GGCTGCTACTCGGCAGTGGTCGACTACTTTGAGACGTACATTTTCACCGCGGGGGCTCTGGCCATTGTGGTGCTGACGATTGAG ctcttcGCCATGGTGTTCGCCATGTGTTTATTCAGAGGGATCCAGTAG